The genomic DNA TATAGTTGAGGTTCAATGGGCTGGCTCATTACGATGGttacagttattaattaatggAATCTTACCACGAGATAAAAATCATAGCATTGCCCGTCAATGTATTTCTCTAATAAAGCAAATAGCTGCTGAAATATCGAATCGAGTCAATCCTTATCACTTACTACTTTCAACGAGGTATAATTAAACTTCTATGTATTTTATCAGATTTTCAAAGAACGGCATTACCAAATAATACCTTTACAGATTCGGTTTGTATAATACTCCATTCGAGACAGAACTTTTCGACATAGAACCACCGATGCCTCCAAAATATAGTCCAATACCTCCAACATGCGTGTCTGATGCAACTAATGAACAAAGCGGAGCGTCAGCTGCTTCATCAAGTTCTGTGTATTCTCAGGATGCTATTGATTTGAGAGACCTACTTACACTGCCTACACATCCAGCTAGTGAGCTGGTGGTGTCTAGCAAGTTGAAAGCTTTATGTGCTAATCACAATATGAAAGGACTCCTCGAGGTGATTAACAAGATTAATGCTATGAATAGTATTTTTTTACTATTAAATTATggatattaatgaaaaattatcgATATACAGGTCGAACCCCTTCATTTTACTTGTCATTCTGCTTCCGACGGTACCAAGATGGAGAAAATTGATCCTGGTATGAATACAATTAATATTGGAGCACCTCTTTACGATAGCACAGCTGCAAGCAATAATGGCATATCCGATATCAAAACTATTCACCACTCTTATGTAAGTTTAATGAAATATCTATTTCTCGTTTTTAATGTTAGTGCATTGAGAGTTGCTCTATCTTTTTTGTTCTCCTCTGTTTGTTAGACTTTTAATCTGAATAATTTCATAAAGcatgaaattcttttaaatttcgTATGAACGTGGTAATATTCAGATTGGCAAaagtaaacaaaattattctttaCAAAGCAACACAGTAACATAAAACAGACAGTTGAACATGACctatttctcttttcttcttttttttccgttttttttttcatctaaAGCAGCGAGAAAAGTTTTAAAGTCCCTTAGAATTGTgcagtaaaatataaatggtGTAGATGTTTTTTCAATGAGAAAAAGCATAATCCAGGTAGAAATCATTGTACATTGTAGAACATGGATGCTGGATCGCTAGGACCAGATGTTCAAACTTATTGTAAGTCGACACCTATTTTGAGCGATCTGCTTAGTCTATGTACAGGACGAATGTTAAAGAAGCCAGCTCCACAACTAATATTCACACTTGATGACCAGTCAGACTGTGATGAGGCTAATGATATGCCTGTCAACAATCAGACATGgcataatacacataacgatATGCCTAATTCACATATATTAAATTCTACtataacaaaagaaaaatcgtcTGTACAAAGTATCAGTACTACTGTAAACAAAGTTGAAGACAGCAATCCTAAAAAGGTAGACTATTATAGATGAGAAATTGtacctttttctttctgtttctcAGTTTGACAATTTTATGTCATTACTATGAGTTATTCTAGCTTCATTAATATGCTGTTTGTAACTgagtttatataattttattaatgtacCAAATATGGAATCTAGATACATAAATAGCAAATTGCATGACAGCCTTGAAATACCATGCATTTACTATCAGTGTCATTTTAACATCATTTTTTCATATTGCACATCGTATCATATAAGTTATGTacatacaaaatttttcaaacatagGTGTGATGAAACAGATTATTAAGTtactgtgctgaatggtttATTTTGGATTCAACGCACGAACAGATATTTTGACAATTACAGAACTGCCTATAtctattttgattttgattttgcaacacttttcttaatttcattttccataTAAGCTTTGTtgattttaaacgaaagatGTAGATTTTCTTTCTGTTTAATGCTTTTAATGTTACACACAAAATGTGACCAGTGTATATATTCTTTACTGCGCCATTAATTTTGAGTAACAGTTTAGCAATGATTCGAATAAAagaattacttttattataagATTGCTTTTATTATGTTAAGAggtataaaaagaaaggaaaactGAATTTACCCAAATTTCTAACTCCAGTATTTTTGAGACATTCTGTTTTGAATTACTGTGTTGtagaataaaatgatttatatgtatttttttattttattatacattcaGTTAGATACTTAGATGTTTAACAGTTGCTAGGATAGAGATATCAGAAAAGTAACAAATGTTACGTGTATATATTACAGCGAGAGGATGTTACGTTTCCATGGGGAAGATTACTATGTTCACCACCTCAACAGGCACTTGTGGTCGATCGAATGCATTCTGGCGCCCGTCGTTTTGTTATCCTTGATTTTGGATCACCTGTATTACTTACAGACTTAATTATCCCTTGTTGTAGCGACTTGGCATCGTTGTCTATAGATATATGGTCAAAAAGCGAGGAAATTGATGGTACGCAATTAATTGTTGCCGGTGATATTGGAAACAGACCATTAGTTGTATGCGATCTTCAACCACCACCTGTGTGTCGATATCTAAAGGTagttaatatatattttgcaatcatacatataataaaaattcttcaatgATAATGACAAGCTTTGTTGCTTTTAGATTACCATCATAGGTCGGTATGCAATGTCTCCTACTATGTGTAAAATTCCATTAGGAGTATTTTATGGACACATGGTAGTTCTACCCGGAGAAGATTATGCAGAATTAGATAACACTTCAGTTTTTGATAATACTTTTGATTCTGCTGTACAAGCTACTATCAATACACAGTGCAATATTTTATCAGCTCTTGCAGAAGATGTTCAATGCAGGTACTTAATACTCTATTTCATATTCTTAGTGTACGTTAATATTACCGTTTATACATATTCATTCTTTCAGATTTAGCCTAGCCACTGAAAGATTAAAAAGCCTATTGGATCCACTATTGTGTTCAGAAACCACTAATGTTATGCATATGCAGCATTATCTTTCTTTTAGTAAAATACCTAATTGGAAGAAGGAGCAACCATCAACAAAAATATTGGCAACGTATCAAGTAAGTTAAATTATATCAACATTGTTAGAAAAGAAAGTATCAGTGAGAAGAAACATGTATATGTTGAATATTTTAGGAATGTATAATGTTTCAACATCAACTAAATGTTGTACGCGGTGTATGGCGGAGATTGGAATCGTGGAAAGGTTCTCAAACCATTCCAACGACATCTTTAGCAAATGCGCCCAGTGATAAATTACGAGCTCTCGGCGAGACTTTACTCgatattcttctttttgcGGTATATGAAATTGGTCCCATGCCTAGCATACCACCAGCAATATGTAATGTTTTTACACCAACGGTTTGCGAGAAATTTTTCCACTCACTTTGCGTTGTTACACCAGCTCCGCGTTTGCAATTACAAGCTGTTGCGTTATTAACACGTATGGCTGGTCATCAACCTTGGTGGGGTAATTTCTTGTCTAATATTTTCATCAATCTCTATTCATCGTCGTCCACGCATATATTTCCACAAGACAGGTTTGTTACAAAGTTctctattttttattgtaaaataatatattcgaaagaaattacaataatattttatcttgCATTTTCAGAGTGTTTATTTTGTTAACACTTCTTGGACGCAAATCATTGATTGCGGGAGTTAACAGATCTTCTGTGATAGATGCAATGGTTCAAACTTTAGGCAAATTATTGACACCATTATCAAATGCTCAAACTTCTAATACTAATCATCTGGATATAACACTTATTGGTTGGGTATTGCTTTTCCTATCGGTATGTTTGGACACCATAGCCATTTCACCTCCTTGTTTGGAAGGGAATAATGAAAAAAGTAGAGAGCAAGGTACTGCATATCGTTATATAAGgctaaaaaaaattattttaaattgtaatttaactTCTGTAATATTGTACTCTTGAAAGGTCTACTATCCCGTTGGGAATTTATTCAAGGAGAATCTGCAATGCAAAGGAAATATGGTAATGCCAGTCGGTCTCCAGCTTCCTAtagttataaaaaattacagaaaCGAATAATGTATCACAAACAACAACTTCAAGAGCTGGAACAAGCAAAGAAAGTATTTCAGACATCATCACAGGTATGGAgtgttatttttgttatactttcataagaataaataagACAAAAgctaaaaaatattaatggaTTTTACAGGGATGGGGCAATCTTTCGTCGCATGCAGCCTCGTTTTTTAGTAAAGTAGAAGCAACGTTAAAGTCACAGGAACGTTTCTTCATAAAAACATCAAAGCAAAATTCTGCCAAGCATTTCAAAGATTTCCTCGGTATTCGTAAAAATGATACGCAGCACGTGTCGCGCGGTTCGCGTACACAACCACAGGCTAATACCAGGTtggtaataaaaatttatataaaattcaacGTGTAACATTTCATATGATTGTTTTATATCTTTTAAAGTTCTAGTAAATCAGAAGGAACGGATATGGACGTTGAATACATATCTAACTTATCTCACCAACACGTCCTACCAGTTGCACGTGGACTTATTGctcttattttatataattctgCTAATGTGGATATGTTCCTATTAGCTTGCAAGgtgtgtatatatgtattgtCAGTTAATTTGTGAATACTCTATTCACGCTTAGAagttaaaagaaatttcttaGCTTGTAGATATCATGTTTTAAGATATAGCTTCATATCGATGCTTTTTATGGGACAGTTTGTTGAACTATTGTATTATGTGCCATTCAGGTAGTCGCTAGGTTAGTGATATCTACACGTCCCGCAATTAGCTTGTGCGAGCTTATGAGCGAAGAACAGCTCTTAAAATTAGTCAGGTTGGCAACGGGTACCTCCGACGCTGCCTGGTCTTCGCACGCGGTCTCGTGCCTTTTACAGGACTTACTCGAAGGTATAGAAAAGTTTTATTCAATTACTATAACAAATATCTattatctcttttttttttcatgtcACGCTATTCCTAATCCTCCGTTAATTACATTATCTTTTATTGCAGGTGAAAAATTACTTCCAAAAACGTGTTCCACCCAGGAAGGAAGTCCATCCGAAGAAAATTTCGAGTGTCTCGTTACCGAGAAAAATCGAACACCGGAAGAAGAATACACTGCCGCGGCTGAAACAAGTAATACTACTGTTCCTCTTGGTAATGATGAAGGATTTGCAGAGGGCGAAGGGGAGGAGGATGCTCAAGACAGTATAGTAGTACCACCTGCAGCCGCTTCAACATCAAAATCAAATGGTTTTCTGCCGTCTCTTTTAGAATCTGATGACAGTGAATTCGAAGATTTCTTAGATGATATTTTAGAGCGTGGTAGAAATCTGTTGAAGAAAGGTCATCCATTACCTAAAAACGTGAACATTTCTGGGTACGCTTTAATATACTTAaagatttaaatattttttaatgtagatacatctatgaagaattaaattaattagctATTTTTATAGTATTTCTTTGGCGATGGATGCAAGATTAGAATACGGAGTTGAAATGGGAATAGAGATATCACTAAGAATATTGTCTACCTTTAGCATGTATAATTTACCTTACAGTATAAGTACTTCGATACATGTAAgttattaaatttgttttatattttctggAGAATGTATGTTTTGGAGAAAactgattaattaatttctgcttGGAAGGCACCACCGGAGTCAAACCGATATTCTCAACAATCATCGTCGAGAGTTGAATCTGGGTGGAATGAGAGGAGTCAGGATACTTGGAATTCATCCGACACAATGTCGTCAAGTTTATTAATGTTGACAAGATGCTTTGACAAAATATTTACAGACTTATATTTGCAggtaaataatataaataatatattaggtgtacaaattaattcggtaccTTTAATATTACACTTTCTtagttactattttaaatttcgaaTACTTTTCATGCGCTATTGTGAATTTGAAAACTGGCGCGAGAATATGATATCGATAAcgataaattcaataattgtAGTTACTATAACTTCTTAAAAATTTAgccattaattaaaaaaagaagaggcactgaattaatttgtacacctaataaataatataataatataaacagtttgtataatctgttttgcGAATTGcattttgaaacattttttttctttataacaGAGCGTTGGGACAAACTTAGAGCTTGTACTTCAATTATGGTTAACACTAAATTTGAATGCATCTTCAGAACAGCCTAGTTCTTCGAATCAATTTGATCCTTCATTATCACCTGTTATTCCACTGAGTTCAGCAGCTATTTCCAGTCTTATATCCGCATTATCTTGGTAAATAATCCATTTCAGTATTTTTAATGTTGTTCATGGAAACATGAATAatcaacaaaaataaaaatgaattttcaggCACCCCGGAGTGTCTTTGCGAGCTTGGTGCCTTGCTCTCCAATGTTTGACCCTGGCAAGTAACCAACCGTTACAGACAGATTCTACGGAAGCTACGAGCAGTAGACAACCACTAGATGGTCTTTTGGGTGGTATGGCTGGATATATCGTGAAAGAACGCATGATGGGTCCAATGCTCTTACGTCTACTTTCTGGTAGTGGATTAAGCGTTAATGCCATGGACAAACAATACATTATGGTAAacccaatattttttttttttttttgacattaaatttttgtaaaacaaATTTGTTACCCGACATCGGATTTTTAGGCTGGACCTACTGTATGCCAAGCACTACAAGATTTTCTAGTTAGGTTAAAGATGAGATGCGATGTAATTACACCTGGTAGCTCTTTAGGAAATGCATTGAACGGGTTGTTATTGTGGGTGGTGTATCAGCTCGTACAACCTGGCGGAGCACTTTCTGCAAGAAGAGGACCTCTAGACGCACAGTACAAACTTATAACTTCGTTAACGAACTTAAATTTCGCTAATACAGATTTGGGAACTGCAATGAGCGTAACTGAATGTGTTGGAGTATTAGTTTCTACCTATGTTAGGGGCCCTGGAGGTAAGTTGTTGAAATGCAAATCGAACTTGttgatataaatatttgttaaatatacATGTTTCGTTTTTCAATAGTGGGAGCCCAGTGTGGTGGCACGGTTAACTTAGAAAATCCATCACGGCGGTTCAACGGTTTGTTTGCTTGTGTCTTCGGTGGTGATACAAGGCAAGGTCGGCCAGTTTCATGGGACACTTTAGTAGTTGCTCTTATCGAATTAGTATGTCGACTCATTCAAACTCCTTTGCCCGAGGtatgtattattatttccTAAAATATTGTATACCAAACAGGAATATCTTGTAATCTGTTTCTGTTACTTATAGAGTTGTGCAGGACGATCTGATGCAATGAGAATCGATCTTTCCGAGACAAATCTCAATTCATCAAGCGATATTAATGATTCTGAAATGAAACTAAATACTTCGCAAACAGACGAAAGTAAAGTGGCCGAGCAACAGTCTTCGTCTCGTGTACAACAATCTACATCTAACAAACCCCGTGTGCGATGTGTCGCAGACACTGGTAAGTATAAAACtgtaattcttttcttctcttttttttctttaagaTTTCATTGTTATATTTCTGTGTATTTTTCAGTGTTGCAACACGAACCTACTATGATGCGATTGTTAAGTGCTCTCGGCAATAGCACTGGTTCTTCCTTAGCTATGCTATTAGGCGAAAGTGCTGATGCAGGAGCAGCAACTGAACTCGATGATCCTGCTTCAATACCGGATGCTACATTCCAACTTTTGACTACTCTTACTAAAAAAGCGAGCAATCGTACTTTAGTCCTGAATCCGCTTTATCAATATCTCTCCTCCTGTAAGAATTCTAATTTCTAGCCTTTAAAATATTATGATTTTAGAAACGCTTGtattgtattttgtatttttcagcTTGTGGACAAAGAAAACTGGATCGCCAGTTGGGCATCATGCAGCTGTCCGAACCTCTTCTTTGGTATATATTAAGTGTTCTCGATAATGAAGTATCATTAGCAATGTTCACAGCGATGGGTGGTGTTAAAGTACTTTGTGAAAATCTGGTAAAATCGAGCAACAGCGGCAGTAACAATTCTGCATCGCCCGGTGTGATTGCACTGGTGATGGAACATTTATCAAATGCTCCTAACATGGTACCAGTCGCTTCTACGAGTAGCAAGAAGTCTGAGAATACACAAGAATGCAAAATTTACGAGgaaactttattaaattttgctCCTTTGGGAACAATATCTTGGTTAAATCCTACAACACAATCGGCAGATGTTCTCATACAAAACTGTACGCCTCACAAGCGAGCAAGAACAGCTGCGTGGTTGTATCATTGCTACCCTGACGAAGCATGGGTAGATCTTACGATCACTTTACCTTGTGCTATATTACTGAAGAAAGTCGAGTTGCAACCTCATCTTACATCCTTAGCTAGTAAGtactaatatttttctatcagTAATAATGTCATTAACGTATTCACTATACAAATGCCTGTTCACAGCGTGCCCATCAGCTGTAGCTATTGAAGTTTCAAGGGAAAGCAACAGTCCTTTAACTCCTGTTTGTCCACCTATGCCAACAGCGGGTTTAACACTTATACTTATCACTTTATCCCAACCAGAGGTGGCAACGTCTGTGCTCGTTCGACTGTACAAACCTCGTGATTCTACGAACATAAGCTTAAGtcagatcaaattattaggtACAGCAGCATTTGGTGAAATAAAAACGAATCATGATACAATAGATGAGGAACAACTAACGAAAAGAAGGTAACATTATATTGAATGATTGTACATAGTAATTCGACATTGATAATATTATTACACCGTTAAGGGAATCGCTATATCTAGTATCTAAAtacgatttttattatttatctgtCCAGCTTGGGTTGGTTACGATTGTTGCATCAATGTCTGTCGGTGAACACTTTGAACAACAATCTTGCTGTTAAGGTTCTTAATTCTGCGGCTTCGGTCGAAGGGCTGATTGAGGCATGTTGTAATTTCTTGTTACTCCCAGCACCGTCTCTTTTCACTCCCGACTTGGAGAGGGTTCTATTGCAACTAGGCTTACATTCTCGAGAGCTTGGACTTCGTCTCATTGGTCTTTTACTCAGCAACAGGTCTACTTCTTTCTTCCAAGGTATTGCTTTTATTTTCGGTAATCTGTTTTCTTAGAACAATAAGATACTTTTCTAAATACATAAGAAACTAAGATTCACGTTGGTCAATGTTCTACAGGTGCTGTTACAAAACAAGAGACATCCATTGTTCAGTCAGTTGTTGGATTACTTCAGCAACTCTGTTCCGTTCAAGACTCTTGTACGGAAGCTCGTATGTCTGCCGTACTATCATGGCTACGAGCATCAGCTATCAATGGAATTTCTCGATCCAGTAATGGACCTAACGCCATCAATCCACCAGCTGTATATATTCATTGCGTGTCTTCTATTATATGGAAAGCTCATCAACAGCTGAATATTATTTACGACCTGCCAGCTTTGTTAACGGATGAACTTTTTAAGTGAGTTATCGCTCCGGAGATGATTTTAATTGTCAATCGGGTAACAAGTCTTAACGCAGATTTTCTGTTACAGTGTTTTGTACGAATGGACCTTAACGTTAGGAACAAATTCAGCTTTAAAACAATCAATTGATTCTGTTCTTTGCGCGTTTTGCTATGTAAGACCGACACTGTTTCCTCTACTCCTTCAGAGGGTACGAATTTTGGTACCTAACATGGCGACAGATCACTCTGCATCAATATCGGATGATCGTAAAGAAGGAGAAGGACAAACAGACGATAGAAAGTGTGAAATTAATGGCGAGGAATGGTATTGCCGCTATGTGTTATCGGAATGCAAACGATTAAATCTGACGGAAGGGCAATTGCTAACTGTTGCTGCAGCGGCTCGTTCTCCGCCTGGTATCCAACAGCTAATTGATTCTGGGCTACCTGCTTTATTAGCGGCATCCATCACTGAATTCTGCAACTTGGAGAAAACAAAACAATCACAGCCGAAGGTTGAAAGGATGTCTACCGAGGACAGTTGCCAAAACAATTCATTGGGAAGTTTAACAGACAATGATAAAGCTGGCGAATCTTCCACGCAAACAAATAATCATGCTGGTAGTCTTAACATGACAGATCCAGAAAGTATAGCAATGGTGTTGGAGTTTTTGACGCTTATCTGCACAGAGGGGAGGATGCGTGACTGGCTTGGAAAAGAAGGCCGTGCTTTTTGGTTGCCACTTCTTTCACTTCTAAGTAACCGATCGATAGAAAGTCCATCGTTGTCCTCATTGAGGTCTTCTAAAACAAACATGTCGTACGCCTCGTTGGAAAGTGCTGTgatcaaatttttatcaagATGTTGTTGGTGTCATCTAGATAATCAAAAGTTACTAGCCGAATTATTGACCGACGTAATATCTCAGCAACGAACAACTTCGAATATACGCTATCTCCACGGAATTTCGGGTTTCACCAGACAATTGATCTTGCAATTACTTCTGGAGGGTGAGAAAGTATTAGTGTCTGTAACATCGGATACACCTATGATAGTTTCAAAGACAGCAACCAATTACAGTATGCCGTCTATGCCACCGCATCCAGCTCACCTTCTCGGTCATTATCATCAGTTATTATACATGTCCACCCAATCAACTGTAGCGGATGTATTGCAACAAGTATCTGGTACTTGGCTATTTTTGTTACTGTCAAACACGTACAAGGGTAATGAAAGTGGATCGAGCAACAATCGTTCCAGAGAGCTTTGGGAGTCTGGTATGGCTTTCGTGGTAGATACTTTAAGCGTAGCTGCGGGAAATACAGCAAAAGATAAAAGGGCTAAGGAAGCATCTAACGGAGCACAAGCTCGCGGTCCTGCTGTGAGGAAATCACGAATGAATTCCGACGGAGCGGCAAGCACAAGTAAAACGTCTAGCAACAACGTTCAACAGAATTCCAGCAATTCTACCAATGAACAATATCTGATACACTCGTCGCGTTTGAATACTCCTCTGCCACCACAGTTGACCATTGCCCAGTTATTGGCTATCGCTGAAGACAGTGGTGTATCATT from Osmia bicornis bicornis chromosome 15, iOsmBic2.1, whole genome shotgun sequence includes the following:
- the LOC114880814 gene encoding baculoviral IAP repeat-containing protein 6 isoform X3, encoding MSKMADDDPWLLKEDGYLDVYTECKSIIYHANLNVLLITNSRAQVYVFDVNSGVILQKSSLSGKLNGKLQGTYLSNGVDKILYTDGRGIGVRSDYNGVLLLDTLLQTPVSRSEDVVKLELLFSEATLLYQCLRCVELPGVDHVQEVIQELATQTFTVKANRKKGIKAQKWNTICLELPHGSLKLVCSGLVMELKRLNRHIPALPIASAINERLNGLLPGLPLEGGPADKVVMFSEATRRETFSKWPHMNYKWALPDQMAQAGFYHQPNATGDDRIMCFTCNVCLVCWEPTDEPWSEHERHSPACPFVKGEYTQNVPLSVILATAPAQEADDSVNVISTTNVSGLVATASNNGFITVWNVTNQLKREVSFYVVSPPVDQEINNKESIQFGSARNLASYLRTLNSETDPFAEYKHPTSHKVQLTALSVVGSVKSEANEVTTSGSTLLPVEALDSKIRPCVVCGVTVIVNNPSQLRTLENVWAASTDLAPSSSLVHAMNSVNSAASDTLDIMKVAGDKYAPSKLYYLVFYDFYHKMAIPQPMKEDNTKDSKTKKTLSGTETSTSSNGERQENLYQEFLVNKFFYDVPVIEDVDSDMVVSTPFEGVFPTSVFTASSSNGIYSNPIGITVPPTSSSFDANFNPINGPEHFASTSDLTTVNKKSLDIIKMTKTEPVVVKTLPIEAPDFLKITHIEPSKDGRHLYVSMCPTIDNTDSSMSNNNQMDIDEESEFFPQKGYVYWDHNDTQSDRFINDEMHDDSTNINAILLVYALDFSGQVVKVYNEPVVKRELPADQAPIEHVFLPLQEKSKCSPPGENSGKTTSGVPEPVGQVALVCKDGIIRVLNLNSLKTISEARIEGKKFISAAYCNSLERLCACTSDGELHFFITTDEEDFMEDKEDIEDINMMTTEENSKKNTVPSTSTSSTQDQLVAHKLRFSYSDLRVLYELTRFDRHSPAYGATVPPCWNEMLQAQRQRRHPQHFHQSENQHHTRTWRLHNERTTWDEHIFELTLPRNAAGNIGHIDVWFSLHSVCQELPTIQITLLKQNIKRIGHQKFLLTPVDERIDFNIGNEQKGENPVVTEEYQRQHNTEILCGPIDLHRSLDLSWRSGCITLTSPKLFRTKARTLLVHIKALVDPTKDSTTAKSETNSSDNKPPTSKKLRIAEVRPLVPGSTVEQFVAGATSKKLDGYIGCDWIHEVSITVRTVHPTNIPNERAQRCTMLESKSCFHNLLSVACLKTADKSPIAQSLALDILVWITAIRLKRLRSSQNNAEIRNFQLETIRSVQARLSSLLRTCLLHAGRSIAHKCIKLIMLCNTGFYNLEDPPSPSFDEALVSVLVSLLPSIVEVQWAGSLRWLQLLINGILPRDKNHSIARQCISLIKQIAAEISNRVNPYHLLLSTRFGLYNTPFETELFDIEPPMPPKYSPIPPTCVSDATNEQSGASAASSSSVYSQDAIDLRDLLTLPTHPASELVVSSKLKALCANHNMKGLLEVEPLHFTCHSASDGTKMEKIDPGMNTINIGAPLYDSTAASNNGISDIKTIHHSYREDVTFPWGRLLCSPPQQALVVDRMHSGARRFVILDFGSPVLLTDLIIPCCSDLASLSIDIWSKSEEIDGTQLIVAGDIGNRPLVVCDLQPPPVCRYLKITIIGRYAMSPTMCKIPLGVFYGHMVVLPGEDYAELDNTSVFDNTFDSAVQATINTQCNILSALAEDVQCRFSLATERLKSLLDPLLCSETTNVMHMQHYLSFSKIPNWKKEQPSTKILATYQECIMFQHQLNVVRGVWRRLESWKGSQTIPTTSLANAPSDKLRALGETLLDILLFAVYEIGPMPSIPPAICNVFTPTVCEKFFHSLCVVTPAPRLQLQAVALLTRMAGHQPWWGNFLSNIFINLYSSSSTHIFPQDRVFILLTLLGRKSLIAGVNRSSVIDAMVQTLGKLLTPLSNAQTSNTNHLDITLIGWVLLFLSVCLDTIAISPPCLEGNNEKSREQGLLSRWEFIQGESAMQRKYGNASRSPASYSYKKLQKRIMYHKQQLQELEQAKKVFQTSSQGWGNLSSHAASFFSKVEATLKSQERFFIKTSKQNSAKHFKDFLGIRKNDTQHVSRGSRTQPQANTSSSKSEGTDMDVEYISNLSHQHVLPVARGLIALILYNSANVDMFLLACKVVARLVISTRPAISLCELMSEEQLLKLVRLATGTSDAAWSSHAVSCLLQDLLEGEKLLPKTCSTQEGSPSEENFECLVTEKNRTPEEEYTAAAETSNTTVPLGNDEGFAEGEGEEDAQDSIVVPPAAASTSKSNGFLPSLLESDDSEFEDFLDDILERGRNLLKKGHPLPKNVNISGYFYSISLAMDARLEYGVEMGIEISLRILSTFSMYNLPYSISTSIHAPPESNRYSQQSSSRVESGWNERSQDTWNSSDTMSSSLLMLTRCFDKIFTDLYLQSVGTNLELVLQLWLTLNLNASSEQPSSSNQFDPSLSPVIPLSSAAISSLISALSWHPGVSLRAWCLALQCLTLASNQPLQTDSTEATSSRQPLDGLLGGMAGYIVKERMMGPMLLRLLSGSGLSVNAMDKQYIMAGPTVCQALQDFLVRLKMRCDVITPGSSLGNALNGLLLWVVYQLVQPGGALSARRGPLDAQYKLITSLTNLNFANTDLGTAMSVTECVGVLVSTYVRGPGVGAQCGGTVNLENPSRRFNGLFACVFGGDTRQGRPVSWDTLVVALIELVCRLIQTPLPESCAGRSDAMRIDLSETNLNSSSDINDSEMKLNTSQTDESKVAEQQSSSRVQQSTSNKPRVRCVADTVLQHEPTMMRLLSALGNSTGSSLAMLLGESADAGAATELDDPASIPDATFQLLTTLTKKASNRTLVLNPLYQYLSSSCGQRKLDRQLGIMQLSEPLLWYILSVLDNEVSLAMFTAMGGVKVLCENLVKSSNSGSNNSASPGVIALVMEHLSNAPNMVPVASTSSKKSENTQECKIYEETLLNFAPLGTISWLNPTTQSADVLIQNCTPHKRARTAAWLYHCYPDEAWVDLTITLPCAILLKKVELQPHLTSLATCPSAVAIEVSRESNSPLTPVCPPMPTAGLTLILITLSQPEVATSVLVRLYKPRDSTNISLSQIKLLGTAAFGEIKTNHDTIDEEQLTKRSLGWLRLLHQCLSVNTLNNNLAVKVLNSAASVEGLIEACCNFLLLPAPSLFTPDLERVLLQLGLHSRELGLRLIGLLLSNRSTSFFQGAVTKQETSIVQSVVGLLQQLCSVQDSCTEARMSAVLSWLRASAINGISRSSNGPNAINPPAVYIHCVSSIIWKAHQQLNIIYDLPALLTDELFNVLYEWTLTLGTNSALKQSIDSVLCAFCYVRPTLFPLLLQRVRILVPNMATDHSASISDDRKEGEGQTDDRKCEINGEEWYCRYVLSECKRLNLTEGQLLTVAAAARSPPGIQQLIDSGLPALLAASITEFCNLEKTKQSQPKVERMSTEDSCQNNSLGSLTDNDKAGESSTQTNNHAGSLNMTDPESIAMVLEFLTLICTEGRMRDWLGKEGRAFWLPLLSLLSNRSIESPSLSSLRSSKTNMSYASLESAVIKFLSRCCWCHLDNQKLLAELLTDVISQQRTTSNIRYLHGISGFTRQLILQLLLEGEKVLVSVTSDTPMIVSKTATNYSMPSMPPHPAHLLGHYHQLLYMSTQSTVADVLQQVSGTWLFLLLSNTYKGNESGSSNNRSRELWESGMAFVVDTLSVAAGNTAKDKRAKEASNGAQARGPAVRKSRMNSDGAASTSKTSSNNVQQNSSNSTNEQYLIHSSRLNTPLPPQLTIAQLLAIAEDSGVSLSEPCLHLILRQRNKDSKEDIAKQSEGELLNYRSIESSLGVFSAGGGLAVLARHLPLVYPDYRPPSVSLPSPEQTYEEEWVKLDINDYACEVLEEGGNNSPRASSPAVYVPPHSLAAFGLFLRLPGYAEVLLRDRKRAQCLLRLALGVTDDGEGGDVITSPLAASLPTLPFQVLKQLLDATPATTDDGLLLRKTTIKVGAMLLLLNCLAIFTHQTSQSESSEQKASGNQGDAAGRSDDSSQSYWAKGTGFGTGSTQQSWNVEQALMRQKSEEEHVTVLLQVLASYIGSGGQTQRELPTPFPDLLARSCLLPALSSYLRNDSVLDMARHIPLYRAVLQLLRAMALSNQLAPLLLPRGGKSNEPSVVSLLSNMRVCVDTYAHKINRTRSNKSKTLFKYPDDTEQDEGLATLIPDIQESATIVQNATSRLSGIEEELPGPSPTGPELPLRSIEQRYLEVMKNLQFDTYEMITENPETGGYKFAVSYHFESTMRAADERSHPTRVKRLAQEAVTLSTALPLSYSSSVFVRCDADRLDVMKVLITGPAETPYANGCFEFDVYFPPDYPNSPMLINLETTGRHTVRFNPNLYNDGKVCLSVLNTWHGRPEEKWNAHTSSFLQVLVSIQSLILVSEPYFNEPGYERSRGTTNGAQSSQEYNANICQATAKWAMLDQIRNPCPCFKEVIHTHFWIKRHEIVAQLEGWIRDMELHGSDRRSGRTLSLNALALRRHYRLLREELSKLPTPEGLEDLVEPLASPGSPIELSGTPGTPSTPPTSTVPPTSTVSTPISNPAVPISNAGGSNHVHHDIDTDVEMEKMVSKVCE